The Anopheles gambiae chromosome 2, idAnoGambNW_F1_1, whole genome shotgun sequence genomic sequence ATACgtactacttctactactaaCTAAGTAACgtctttcattcttttctctCAGTATAACGATatatttaaagaatattttcccccatttttaaacaaaccgATTCGAGGATGactaaaactaaaataatCTCGCCAATCTGTCTCAATTGTCCTGGTGAAAATCAATCGAAAGTGCGAAGATTGTTGTAATGGGAAATCAGACCGGAACCGTACCTAAATTTTGTGcgaaatatatatttaatgtattttctcaactgacaaaaaaatgttgtgatgattgttttatttgagCAATATTAACGGAGCTGATCAATCAGAGAGTATCTTGTTTAATCGTCGAACCGGCTAAGAATAAAATCGATTGCGCAAATGGCAAATCAAACCGAGCTATTTTGGGTTTTGCGATTGACCATAACGGTCCATTGTTGTACAGAGAACAGGTTCTTCTTTGTTGGCAATGGTAAAAGGGCTGTTCCATTAAGTGAGCAAAACGAATCCGACATTCATTGCGTTACGTTATGTAGTGATTAACTTTATTCGTCCTAAGTTATTCTTTTAGATGTTTCGTTCActgcatgtgtatgtgtgtgtgtatgtgtgtgtaggtgatTTGGGCGCACATTCCGTACATTATTACTTCGCTTAACTATTGATGAGTACTGCTACaacagaaacacaaaacagaacacagattTTCCGACCAACGGGACGCAGCTTTTCCCCCCTATTAACACGAAGAAGCAGCATATGAGGGTGTGTAGTAGCAACCCCCAAGTACACTAAACCACACAGGATTATTATTTAACACGATTTTTCGAAAGCGGGCGCAAGCGGGGATGGGGCCAGGAGGGAAGGGAAAGCTGATTCACAGTCGTGTGTGTGGTCTCGCACGTGGGATGGGGCCGGTGTGAAGTAAAGAACATGTAGCACACATGTGTACACAATTTAACAAATATAGAACGAACGAACTCCCATTCGCCAACTAGTGAAAACGCGCGCGCAAGAAGAATGCAATGGTTCGCCGTTGCCAATGGTTACGCTCAACGCCCACTGCCTGCCCACTGCCTGGTCACTGGTTGCTGCACCCGGGTTGCTCGATGGTGGTAGGCGGGTTACGATCTTCAAACACGACCGGTTTATCGGTTCTTTTCGGCAGCCTGCGGTGTTTGTTGCGTGGTCGAGTTTTGGATGCTCGAATGATTGTTCGCATTGCCAGCGGCTGCCGCCGGTTGCGGTGCCTCGCCCGCCGCCTCATGGCTGTCTCCATTCGCAACCCCCGCCTGGTGTTCTCGATCCGCATCCGAACTGTGCTGATGGGGGCAGCTCAttgcggcggccgccgccaccgcagCCTTTTTCGTGAGCGTCTTCTGCAGTACGTGCGCATCCGCCGGCTCGATCCGTTTGTAGTAGTGCTGCTTCGTTTCCACGATCTCGAACCCGAACCGTTTGTAAAACTCGATCGCACCCTTGTTGTCGACCTTCACGTGCAGGAATATGCTGTCGAAGTTGCCGTCCCGCTCGACGCAGTTCAGGATGTGCTGCACCATCACCGTGCCGATGCCCAGCCGCCGGTAGGGGTACAGGCAGCCGAGCGTCATGATGTACAGCCGGCGCATGTTTTCCGACGTGTCGATCCGGGAGCAGACGGCACCGACGACGACATCGTTGTAGTAGGCAAGCTTGGCCAGTTCGCCCGATTCCAGCACGTCCAGGTAGAATTTGTCATTGTACGACACCGGCAGCACGACCGTGTTGATCTTCTTCAGCTGCTTCAGGTTGTGGTGCGTCACGTCGCCCAGCTCGATGTTGGCCCGGGCCGGAGCTTCACGCGTTAGCCTGGTGGGAGGGGGGAGATGTAAGAGCAAAGCGGAGCAGGGGGTAAAAATAAGAACCAAGGATGCCGTGCTCCATTCAAGCACCGAGTCTCTCTCGCACAGAGACACACGACATTGAGGTTAGATGTGGTGTGGAGCGGTCTGATCCGATCGTGCGCCACCGTTCCCGGGTTTCTCCAGTCGGTCCACACTTACCGAGTCATGGTTGAAGGCTGCAAAAGGAACCGCGGATGGGCTGACTCGTGTTACAAATGAAGAGGCGAATGCAACTACGGACGAGTCGGTGAAGATTTCGAGCCAAAAGTTGGCACAAgacttaattatttttttctctttcgaCCGACTGAGCAAAAAAGACGTCTGTATTTGTCAGCCAACTGACGTTTCGGGTCGGGCTGTCAACATGACAACACGCTTGTTAGCAAGTGGTTAGACTAACGGAGTTGCAATATACATTTTATTGATATTTAGCGATTTTTTGATGCGTAAAATGCACGTGCTGcataaaaaattaattatgCAAATATTTCCCAATTCCCAAAAAGCAATTTTGTGGGATACAAAGataataaatgtattttttttcttccacacCTTCAGCTTGGTGTAGCCGCAGCCTGACAACTGTCACTTTCCTTTGTTGTTGAAAAAGCGAATCCTACACGGAAGGGTGATTGTTTGTTCGGGCTTCGAGAAAAAGAGTCGTAATTAAAGTGTTCTGTGCACATTTTCACAAAAAATCCTCCATCGAACGAAACCAAACGATAAACGGGATAAGCGTTTAAAATGGGAGCCGTTTTAGGACTGGTTTCAGCGGCCAACGTAAGTGCAGCCAAGCGCTGACCATCGGATTGCTTCCATATCGATTTTCCACACTGGTGTAATGACTCCATCAAGGCCAATCACAAAGCACAAGCAcagaatgacaaaaaaaaacagctcaaCTTTCGAGAAGATTTATTCCTTCCCATAATTTGATTAGCCTATCTGCATGACAATTTTGTAGCGTGATTCATCGTACCACGGCGGATCattgcgtttgtttgctggAAGATGTCTTCCCATGTTTGTTATcttgtgtttatgtttgtttgtttttttttctcttttccctagctggcctgctgctgcacggGAACGGCCTGCTCGCTGTGCTGCTCCCTGTGCCCTTCGTCGCTCAAGTCCAACTCGACCTCCACCCGCTTCATGTACGCGCTGATGCTGGTGCTCGGTGCCATCGTGGGGGCCATCATGTTGGCGCCAGGTCTGCAGGACTTCCTGCAGAAGGTACCGTTCTGTGCGAACTCAACGTCGACCGCTTCCAACTTTGTGCCGGGCGGTGAAACGATCGACTGCAGCTCGGCCGTCGGCTATCTGGCCGTGTATCGCATTTGCTTTGCGCTCGTGTGCTTCTTCGCCCTGTGGGCACTGATGATGATCGGTGTGCGCTCGTCGAAGGACCCGCGGGCAGCACTGCAGAACGGTTTCTGGGGCATCAAGTTCATGATCGTGATCTGCATCGCGATCGGTGCCTTTTTCATCCCGGAAACCGGATTCGGACCGGCCTGGATGTGGGTCGGTCTGATCGGAGGGTTCGCCTTCATACTGGTGCAGCTCGTGTACATCATTGACTTTGCGCACAACTGGGCGGAGGCCTGGGTGAGCAACTATGAGGAGGACGAGTCGCGCGGCTGGTTTGCGGCCCTGTGCTGCGCCACCGGCGTGCAGTACGTGCTGTCGCTGACCGGCATCGTGCTGCTGTACGTGTACTTCACGCAGGCCGACGATTGCTCGCTGAACAAGTTCTTCATCACGTTCAATATGCTGCTGTGCATCGCGGTTAGCTTTCTGTCGATTTTGCCCCGCGTACAGGAGTACCAGCCCCGGTCGGGGCTGCTGCAAAGCGCCATGGTAACGCTGTACACGGTCTATCTGACCTGGTCGGCCGTCGCGAACAATCCGGATGCGGAGTGCAATCCCGGCTTCCTGGGCATCATTGGCGAGAAATCGAACAAGgtacactttgacaagacgAGCATCGTGGGGCTGATCATCTGGTTGCTGTGCATCCTGTACTCGTCCCTCCGCTCGGCCAGCAACGTTTCGCGGCTTCCCGATCTGGAAAATCAAGGTAAGAAGCGTGTGGCAGCATGTAGAAGCGCGCTTATTATTGACGCACCACTAACTTTAGCTTGTAGCACGGAAGTGGGTGTTGTTTAGCAAACTACTAACACTCAATTTCTCTAACTCTTGTATCTTTTATGCGCCTTTTGTGTGGATCCTTCTTTATTTGCACAACCACCCCACGTTGTCGATGTGTATTATGTATCGCCATGTTTGGTTCGTTTGGTTTCTTGCACTGCAATCCAATCTAATCGAAAAAGATCTTACAGCTAGCGATGATGGATCGAATGCCGGCGGTCGCCATGGCAATGAGGTGCGTGACAACGAGGAGAGTGCCGTCGCGTACAATTGGTCCCTGTTCCACATCGTCTTCATCACGGCCACGCTGTACGTGATGATGACGCTTACCAACTGGTATCAGTAAGTATATGAATTATATTGAGTTGTTTTTCATGATCGCTAAAGCGGAGTGTTCTTTACAGGCCAAATTCTTCACTCGATACGCTGAACGCGAATGCTGCCTCGATGTGGGTAAAGGTGGTTTCCAGCTGGATGTGCGTTGCCCTGTACGGCTGGACGCTGGTGGCCCCGATGGTACTTACCGACCGTGAATTTTAGGCTGGTCTAAATAATGTGCTACAATTTTCCCGCTACTACTATATTACTCATCTTGAACTAACTTTACCCGATAGGAATGTAAGAcaaattatagttttttttttaaatgaattaattgTGATATGAATAACAGAGGGAATTGGAGGAGGATCAAGAATCGGGCGAGGATTGTAGGCAGCATATGAAGCCGGGTGCGGATGATGTGCGTAGGAAAATTAGTTCTGGGAATCACTTACTCTTTCAACACTAATATTAATTCTATATTTTACGCAACATTTGGTTTGAAAGTCTAGTTTTCCCAATGTACATAGCGTCACACATGCACGATCCCAGTCGGTCTTTGTGTGTGACGTTATACATTTAGCAACAATCATCTTCAActcccaaacaaacaaacagcaactaTACGAACCGCCAATAAAGCTAGTGGACTTTAGGGTACCGTCCTCCAAAATTACTTGTGTCGCCCGGCAGCGAGTTCAATCCGCTCGACCGTCTTCTCCCGACCGAGTATTTCCATCATCTCCGGCACGGACGGACCTTCCTGCAGTCCGCTCAGTCCCGAACGGAGCGCTTTCATCAGCTTCTCAAATGCAAGGTGGTTTCGTTCGGCGAACGATTTAATGAAACGGCTCAGCTCCGATTTGTTAAACTCCGGCACTTCTGCTTCGGCGGCGAGGTTCTTTGCCAGCACTGCGAGAATGTCTGTCCGGTGAGAGAACGCGTTGGGAAAGGTAAGAAAGAGAATACAAAATCACATGCGGGAAGCACCTACCGGCATCGATTATCTGCTGCTTGGTAGGTTTGGGCAGCACCCACAGAAAGGAAAGCTTGCTCTTCACCAGATCCTGCAGCGAGTCTATCCTTGGCAGCGACCAGCTCAGCACATCCCGCACGTGCTCCGGATTGAGCTGCAGGTTTTTCACGTCCTTCGAGAACTCCTTCCGCACCATTTCCGTAACCTCGTGGACAATCCGTTCGGCGGCTTCACTGTCGTGCTGCAGCTTGTACCTAATTTCCGCCCGATTGAAGTGCTTCAACAGCTCCGGATTCAGCCGGCTCGAGTTGGCATTGATCTTCTTCAGATCAAACTGTCGTATCAGATCGGTCAGCTGTGGTGCGTCGATGTCGAGCAGCTCCCGTCCGAAGCCACCGCCACTCTGCGTGATGTAGTTGAGCAGGGCCTGCGGAAAAACGCCATTGTTGCGGTAGTGCTCCAGCTGCACGTCGCCCTGCCGCTTGCTAAGCTTCGACCCGTTCGGGTTCATGATGAGCGGCAGATGGGCGTACTGGGGCGGCCGCCAGCCGAACGCGTGGAACAGCTGTATGTGTTTCGGGGTCGAGATTTGCCACTCCACCCCACGGAGCACGTGCGTGATGCGCATGTAGTGATCGTCCACCACGTTCGCGAAGTGGTAGGTCGGGAAGCCGTCCGATTTGATGATGACCGGATCGCCCTCCTGCTGTGCGATGAAGTACACGATCTTGCCGTAAATCAGATCGTTAAACTCGTCCCCCTTCGAGGCGAGTTTGAAGCGAATGCAGAACTTATCGTTCTTCGCCAGCCGCTCCGCAATCTGGCCCGGCGTCAGGTGGCGACACTTGTTATCGTACTTCGGCACCTGGCGCAGCCGGAGTGCTTCCTTGCGCAGCAGCTCCAGCCGTCGCTCGGTACAGAAGCAGTAGTACGCGCGGCCATCTTCCATCAGCTTTTTCACCTCCTGCTTGTAGATTTCGTACCGCTGGCTCTGGGTGTACGGACCGTACGGTCCACCTTTGTACGGATCTTCGTCCGGTTCGACGCCGGCCCACTTGAGGTCGGCGTACATTTTGTCTGCCGCACCCTCTACGAACCGTTCCCGGTCGGTGTCCTCGATGCGCAGCACAAACTTGCCACCGTGCGCTTTGGCGTACAGATAGTTGTACAGCGCTGTCCGTAGTCCACCGAGATGCATGTAGCCTGAGGCAAAAATGGGGAAAGATTGTTAAAACGATAAGGCACGTAAGCAGATGATAGATTCTACCTGTTGGACTAGGTGCAAAACGAACGCGAACTTCCTGCTCATTGCTGGTGGCCGTGTGGGgtggtggagctgctgctgcgagcgCGCCCTTGACGGACGGTTTATCACAGTAGAACCGCCAACATCCTACCGACGATGTCCTCAGGGCGGTAAGCAAACCTACTGGAAGACTCGTTTTCCCGAACTGTCCCGAAATAACGCGCATTTTCTGCACTACACGGACATTCCGTCGATGCGCCTGCAGTATGGTGAAATATATTATTGTTGTGAAGCGTGATTGACGTTTCGCGCAAAACAGTAAACAACTCCCGTCACCCCCTTCCTTCCCCACATCATCACTACAGCTGTCACACATGAACCCAAACGTCAAGCATCAGCTGTTCCGAGCTGTCACAattggtggtgttttgtttcacgCACGCAAAAGCCTTGTTGGCCCGCTTTCGTTTGGCCAGAGGGACGACGGTGGAAAGTGTAGTAAACCCGTGCGCGGAACGAATTATGTGACGAGGGAATTCCATTCCTGAAAGGCGGCCACTTTTGTGAGCAGTTCATCGGTGgggcgttttgtttgctttgggaGAATCTGCCCGGCCCAAACTCCAAACGCTCCAAAGCAAAGGAACGTAAATATTCACGGCACGTGTACgctatcgtgtgtgtgtgctttaccgAGAACAACAAATTCGTTGTTTTACTTCCCGCGTGGATTTAAACACAATCGATGCTACTGTGAGTGGTTCCCGTCGTGTGTCCTCGTCCGCGTCATTCGAGAGCCAGCCACCATGAGGAACTACGTGCCAGACATCATCATTCTGTAAGTGAAAGGCTCGTCCTTGAAACGTAGCTCTAATGGCAAAAACTAACGCCAAAAACGCCTTCACTCCTTTCGCTTCaggttcatcatcatcgtaacGATTACCGTCGTCCGGCTGGTATCGCAAATACTGCACGAAACGCTTGCCGATGGACCGCCGGAACTGGTGCTGCCGCCACCGGCCGAAGGGGCCGCACCGAGGCCCGAACTGTCCCTCAGCCAGCTGATCGATCAAAAGTCGAAAGAGTACTCGTGGCTGCTGCGCCTGCTCGTCAACCTGTTCGGCTACTTCTGCATCTTCATCCCGGGCGTGCTGATCTACAAGTATGCCAAGCGCACCAAGTACATGGAACGTTCGGACCGTTCCCATCTGTCCGCGCTGGTAAAGTTTTGCTACTCCGGCACGGGCACGGACGGGTTGGACCGGCCGCTGGATGGCCCGGCCGGGGCCGGCAAGGGAGCGACCGGCAGCAAGCGCACCACGGCCCAGGAGTGTGCCCTGCTCTGCTACTGTCTGGTGGGGCTGATGGGTTCCTACCTTACCTGGGGCGTGCTGCAGGAGAAAATAATGACCCAAGAGTACGAGGGGCCGGAGAAGCGCAAATCGCACTTCAAAGACTCCCAGTTTCTGGTGTTCTCGAACCGTGTGCTCGGCTTCCTGATAACGGCAGTGTATCTCGTGGCGAAGCGCCAGTTCCGGCACCGTGCCCCACTGTACAAGTATTCGTTCGCTTCGTTTTCCAACATCATGAGCGCCTGGTTCCAGTACGAGGCACTGAAGTTCGTCAACTTCCCCACCCAGGTGTTGGCGAAATCGTGCAAAATCATCCCGGTGATGATCATGGGCAAGATCATATCGCGCAACAAGTACGAGTTTTACGAGTATCTGACCGCGGTCATGATCTCCGTCGGTATGATCTTCTTCCTGACCGGCTCGACCGACGAGTCGAAAGCGTCCGCCATGACCACGCTGACCggcgtgctgctgctcacgTTCTACATGATCTTCGACAGCTTCACCTCGAACTGGCAGGGCGAGCTGTTCAAATCCTACTCGATGAGCTCGATACAGATGATGTGCGGGGTGAACCTGTTCAGCACACTGTTCACCGGGGCGTCGCTCGCGATGCAGGGCGGCTTCTACAGCTCGCTCGTGTTTGCCGTCGACCATCCGAAGTTTGTGGTCGACTGTGTGGTGCTGTCGATCTCGTCCGCCATCGGGCAGCTGTTCATCTTCTACACGATCGCTACGTTTGGGGCGGTCGTGTTCACGATCATCATGACGCTCCGGCAGGCCGTTGCCATACTGCTGTCCTGCCTGATCTACCAGCACCGGATCTCGTTCCTCGGCGTGGTCGGTGTGCTGATCGTGTTTTTGGCCATCTTTCTCCGGGTGTACTGCAACCAGCGGCTAAAAGCGATCAAGCAACGGCACCAGAGCGCACAGGGCGGTGGTTCGGGCGGCAAACCGCGCATCAACGTCTAGGGGGGCGTGCCCGTTTTACTTAAGCTATaagtagcagcaacagtaaCGGTAGCGGCGTTCATAGTTCATAGATTtgcattttacaattttagTCGTTCGAATTTGTAGGCGAAATAGTTGCACCGACGACAGTAGCCAGTTTCGCCTGTGATCGCAGAATCCAATTTTCCGTTTCATCTACCCATAACCCCAGTTAGGATATAACGTTCCAATCCCAGGGCAGTCAGCTGTTCTGGGTGTTTTAGTTTTAGCGAGATAACagatgttttatttataacgACATTTGGTGGACGCATCGAGAGCGCAGATGTGTCGCGATTGCGGAAGAGTAACCGAACCGATCAACGATCAACGCTTAAACGCTTGTTctaaccaaaaagaaaaaaaaaaggagtgaCGATCGATCGACGATTGTGAATCGCGATCGTAATATGTATGTTTgtcctgtgtgtatgtgtaccgTTTGGAAAGgcgatgaaataaaattggcGGAAACGAAACGTTTATTGGGTTTCGTTACAATCATTCCTTTGAGAAAACGACacatttaattattattaattaattattaattattttgtaaatGTTTGCCTCTGTAAAAGCGTGGTAATACGTGGCCCAAAAGGAAGGTGTTTTGTCGTTTGTAcgtttataaaataatttttctttcttttccagcTTCTCAAAATTGCAACTATCAGCGAAAATGAATGATAATAGGATTTTAACAGGCCGCCGAAAATTTTAAAGCGGTTTTTAATGAACGTCACATTATCGTCCGGTTGTCGCTGGAACGCATAAAAGCCATACGTACGGCAAGGTGGGGTTTAGACTCGTTTGGCACCGACAGCAGCCAAAGTAGAATCCAATCATCATGAGTCGATTCAAAGCGTGGATATGGTCGTTACAAATTATAACCATCTCAATGATGCTTCAGGTATGTAAGAGAAAAAAGTgggtgggtttgttttgtggaaataaataatttattttcttccttttaaATCTTGCAGGAAGCCGTTGGGCAAACGACTCCAGCACCGGTTAAGGTAAGCCGTATGCGTTATACTGTTGCTATTGTTTAAACTGCATAATTTCATAATTTCCATTGTTTCTctttgctgccgctgccagcGAGCACATCGTCTAATTATTATGGATTACGAAAAAATAGGAGCAACGGCGGTAAGTAGCTAGAGCTTAGGAGAAGCGGCTCATGTTTATGCAATAATGCGTACGTTATGTTGCGGTTGGGGggcggtttttttgtttgctccatTCCAGGCACCCCAACAGTCGGCTCCGTTGCGTGTGCAGGTAATTATGTGAGTGCAGAATAAATTAGCTGCTGTTCTATAATCGGGGTCGAATTTTCTTGCGCTTTTAAAAACA encodes the following:
- the LOC3290637 gene encoding probable N-acetyltransferase san, whose protein sequence is MTRLTREAPARANIELGDVTHHNLKQLKKINTVVLPVSYNDKFYLDVLESGELAKLAYYNDVVVGAVCSRIDTSENMRRLYIMTLGCLYPYRRLGIGTVMVQHILNCVERDGNFDSIFLHVKVDNKGAIEFYKRFGFEIVETKQHYYKRIEPADAHVLQKTLTKKAAVAAAAAMSCPHQHSSDADREHQAGVANGDSHEAAGEAPQPAAAAGNANNHSSIQNSTTQQTPQAAEKNR
- the LOC1273397 gene encoding serine incorporator 1 isoform X1, whose translation is MGAVLGLVSAANLACCCTGTACSLCCSLCPSSLKSNSTSTRFMYALMLVLGAIVGAIMLAPGLQDFLQKVPFCANSTSTASNFVPGGETIDCSSAVGYLAVYRICFALVCFFALWALMMIGVRSSKDPRAALQNGFWGIKFMIVICIAIGAFFIPETGFGPAWMWVGLIGGFAFILVQLVYIIDFAHNWAEAWVSNYEEDESRGWFAALCCATGVQYVLSLTGIVLLYVYFTQADDCSLNKFFITFNMLLCIAVSFLSILPRVQEYQPRSGLLQSAMVTLYTVYLTWSAVANNPDAECNPGFLGIIGEKSNKVHFDKTSIVGLIIWLLCILYSSLRSASNVSRLPDLENQDLTASDDGSNAGGRHGNEVRDNEESAVAYNWSLFHIVFITATLYVMMTLTNWYQPNSSLDTLNANAASMWVKVVSSWMCVALYGWTLVAPMVLTDREF
- the LOC1273397 gene encoding serine incorporator 1 isoform X2, whose amino-acid sequence is MGAVLGLVSAANLACCCTGTACSLCCSLCPSSLKSNSTSTRFMYALMLVLGAIVGAIMLAPGLQDFLQKVPFCANSTSTASNFVPGGETIDCSSAVGYLAVYRICFALVCFFALWALMMIGVRSSKDPRAALQNGFWGIKFMIVICIAIGAFFIPETGFGPAWMWVGLIGGFAFILVQLVYIIDFAHNWAEAWVSNYEEDESRGWFAALCCATGVQYVLSLTGIVLLYVYFTQADDCSLNKFFITFNMLLCIAVSFLSILPRVQEYQPRSGLLQSAMVTLYTVYLTWSAVANNPDAECNPGFLGIIGEKSNKVHFDKTSIVGLIIWLLCILYSSLRSASNVSRLPDLENQASDDGSNAGGRHGNEVRDNEESAVAYNWSLFHIVFITATLYVMMTLTNWYQPNSSLDTLNANAASMWVKVVSSWMCVALYGWTLVAPMVLTDREF
- the LOC1273396 gene encoding probable glutamate--tRNA ligase, mitochondrial — encoded protein: MRVISGQFGKTSLPVGLLTALRTSSVGCWRFYCDKPSVKGALAAAAPPPHTATSNEQEVRVRFAPSPTGYMHLGGLRTALYNYLYAKAHGGKFVLRIEDTDRERFVEGAADKMYADLKWAGVEPDEDPYKGGPYGPYTQSQRYEIYKQEVKKLMEDGRAYYCFCTERRLELLRKEALRLRQVPKYDNKCRHLTPGQIAERLAKNDKFCIRFKLASKGDEFNDLIYGKIVYFIAQQEGDPVIIKSDGFPTYHFANVVDDHYMRITHVLRGVEWQISTPKHIQLFHAFGWRPPQYAHLPLIMNPNGSKLSKRQGDVQLEHYRNNGVFPQALLNYITQSGGGFGRELLDIDAPQLTDLIRQFDLKKINANSSRLNPELLKHFNRAEIRYKLQHDSEAAERIVHEVTEMVRKEFSKDVKNLQLNPEHVRDVLSWSLPRIDSLQDLVKSKLSFLWVLPKPTKQQIIDADILAVLAKNLAAEAEVPEFNKSELSRFIKSFAERNHLAFEKLMKALRSGLSGLQEGPSVPEMMEILGREKTVERIELAAGRHK
- the LOC1273395 gene encoding adenosine 3'-phospho 5'-phosphosulfate transporter 1, with the translated sequence MRNYVPDIIILFIIIVTITVVRLVSQILHETLADGPPELVLPPPAEGAAPRPELSLSQLIDQKSKEYSWLLRLLVNLFGYFCIFIPGVLIYKYAKRTKYMERSDRSHLSALVKFCYSGTGTDGLDRPLDGPAGAGKGATGSKRTTAQECALLCYCLVGLMGSYLTWGVLQEKIMTQEYEGPEKRKSHFKDSQFLVFSNRVLGFLITAVYLVAKRQFRHRAPLYKYSFASFSNIMSAWFQYEALKFVNFPTQVLAKSCKIIPVMIMGKIISRNKYEFYEYLTAVMISVGMIFFLTGSTDESKASAMTTLTGVLLLTFYMIFDSFTSNWQGELFKSYSMSSIQMMCGVNLFSTLFTGASLAMQGGFYSSLVFAVDHPKFVVDCVVLSISSAIGQLFIFYTIATFGAVVFTIIMTLRQAVAILLSCLIYQHRISFLGVVGVLIVFLAIFLRVYCNQRLKAIKQRHQSAQGGGSGGKPRINV